The Anastrepha ludens isolate Willacy chromosome 2, idAnaLude1.1, whole genome shotgun sequence genome contains a region encoding:
- the LOC128857277 gene encoding golgin-84 → MAWISGLADKAENILNKLDQNAASALQVTATVGGAGDGDSSESNALETMRRSLSNSKLSLKAALSPAKAKSTGNYFLNSVKSGMDDTTGTYAAGLSDSVASKENMEWSINSVVSSRRSSIDSRPDDVTIEVGDTSPKRDFLKKVATEGSLLITPLENQELMAFKIALSEVTSERDELRARIIAMNRDNEKTALVKRIEELESLLQRLTDERDQAQHELSNARSNNNEYMHSISELETNLAKMQQEYLETSQKLQMQLKETEQQRKELQAYRVKAQLALQMKDNLITELKSNDLSAGSAGSSDGETDLRLLQMEFDALKQEHQQTLEECSTLRVQLDDLWRDWQLVNEQTTENTANARAAEDALRKELRAERARLLAAESEQRVQAQELVKLRQQLSNQMAASATRLQEKETQLQQLRSELLRRKATTHTEDGIAADSLDERIKALTQTLVDKQQTVERITSERNALRIQLEKMQDQLQQQYAFNSSLHHGKAVSRNALLSNTTDDVKAQFPLLMRENPFDNRVARRVKRVYSSLDSAGIRLGAFLRRYPLMRIFVLMYVGLLHLWVIFVLISSSPN, encoded by the exons ATGGCTTGGATATCAGGCTTAGCGGATAAAGCTGAAAATATTCTGAATAAATTGGATCAAAATGCCGCAAGTGCACTGCAAGTTACCGCAACAGTTGGTGGAGCTGGTGATGGTGATAGTAGTGAAAGTAATGCATTGGAAACGATGCGACGCAGCTTGTCTAATAGCAAATTGTCTTTAAAGGCAGCATTATCGCCGGCCAAGGCTAAAAGTACtggtaattattttttgaatagcgTTAAAAGTGGCATGGACGACACCACTGGAACGTATGCTGCCGGATTGTCTGATTCAGTAGCGTCTAAAGAAAATATGGAATGGAGCATTAACTCTGTGGTCTCGTCCCGTCGCAGTTCTATTGATTCCCGCCCAGATGATGTCACAATCGAAGTGGGAGATACGAGTCCAAAACGTGATTTCCTTAAAAAGGTGGCTACTGAGGGATCATTACTGATAACCCCTCTGGAAAACCAAGAGTTGATGGCTTTTAAAATCGCGTTGAGCGAAGTGACCAGTGAGCGTGATGAATTACGGGCACGTATTATCGCAATGAATCGTGATAATGAGAAAACAGCATTGGTAAAAAGAATCGAAGAACTAGAGTCGCTTCTTCAACGTTTGACTGATGAGCGCGATCAGGCACAACATGAGCTGAGCAACGCACGAAGCAATAACAATGAATATATGCATTCAATTTCAGAGCTAGAAACAAATTTAGCTAAAATGCAACAGGAGTACTTAGAGACGTCGCAGAAATTACAAATGCAATTAAAGGAAACGGAACAGCAGCGCAAGGAGCTACAAGCGTATCGTGTCAAAGCCCAATTGGCTTTACAAATGAAAGACAATCTAATAACTGAATTAAAATCAAACGACTTATCTGCAGGCAGCGCTGGAAGTAGCGATGGCGAAACGGACTTACGTCTGCTGCAAATGGAATTTGATGCCCTTAAACAGGAGCACCAACAAACCTTAGAGGAATGCAGTACACTGCGCGTGCAATTAGATGATTTGTGGCGTGACTGGCAATTAGTTAACGAACAAACTACCGAAAATACGGCCAATGCACGTGCTGCAGAAGATGCATTGCGAAAAGAGCTGCGTGCAGAGAGAGCACGTTTGCTTGCTGCCGAGTCGGAACAGCGTGTACAAGCCCAGGAGTTGGTAAAGTTGCGCCAGCAGCTGAGCAATCAGATGGCAGCATCTGCAACGCGTCTGCAGGAAAAGGAGACACAATTACAACAACTGCGTTCTGAGTTATTGCGCCGCAAGGCAACGACACACACTGAAGATGGCATAGCTGCAGATAGTTTAGATGAGCGCATTAAAGCGCTCACACAAACACTAGTAGACAAGCAGCAAACTGTAGAACGCATCACAAGCGAGCGCAACGCACTTCGTATTCAATTGGAGAAAATGCAGGATCAGCTGCAGCAACAATATGCATTTAACAGTAGTCTGCATCATGGTAAGGCAGTTTCGCGCAATGCACTTCTCTCGAACACCACTGATGACG TTAAAGCACAGTTCCCACTACTGATGCGAGAGAATCCCTTCGACAATCGCGTGGCGCGTCGTGTAAAGCGTGTCTACTCCTCACTCGATTCAGCTGGCATCCGTCTAGGCGCTTTTCTTCGTCGTTATCCGCTTATGCGTATATTTGTGCTTATGTATGTAGGTTTGTTGCATTTATGGGTTATCTTTGTACTGATATCGTCATCACCGaactga
- the LOC128857284 gene encoding dromyosuppressin — MSSQMIAILCFAIFLIAAAHSSTAMAMPPFCQSGMVEDMPPHIQKVCSALNNSEQLATALKSYLNSEAAAMLTDQAPLKRSDVDHVFLRFGKRR, encoded by the exons ATGTCAAGCCAAATGATCGCCATTCTCTGTTTCGCCATCTTTCTGATCGCTGCTGCGCATTCCAGCACCGCCATGGCTATGCCACCATTCTGCCAGTCGGGTATGGTGGAAGATATGCCACCACACATTCAGAAGGTCTGCTCAGCACTCAACAATTCGGAGCAGTTGGCTACAGCGCTCAAATCGTATCTGAATAGTGAGGCTGCAG CCATGTTGACCGATCAGGCGCCACTGAAACGTTCCGATGTTGATCATGTTTTCTTGCGTTTCGGCAAGAGGCGTTAA